One genomic segment of Synechocystis sp. LKSZ1 includes these proteins:
- a CDS encoding addiction module protein produces MSNHPFLKVEISQLSITERIQLAEDLWDSVLERQDKVSLTDTQKQELDRRLDDYQQDAIAGSSWEDVKQRLGVSQ; encoded by the coding sequence ATGAGTAATCACCCTTTCCTCAAAGTCGAAATCTCTCAACTCAGCATTACTGAGCGCATCCAACTGGCTGAAGACCTTTGGGATAGTGTTTTAGAGCGTCAAGACAAAGTATCTTTAACCGATACCCAAAAACAAGAGCTTGATCGCCGATTAGATGACTATCAACAGGACGCAATCGCCGGGTCAAGCTGGGAAGACGTCAAACAACGACTCGGCGTTTCCCAATGA
- the cobS gene encoding adenosylcobinamide-GDP ribazoletransferase, translating into MPWLASLLGAILFYTTLPLPSSWPASLERIARWVPLVGLFLGLILLGSNFGLTQLHYPEFVRAGLLVAALAWLTGGLHLDGAADTADGLAVFDPERRLAVMRDSLTGAFGVMALSIILLLKTVALSALLTTDRLWGLPLALGWARWGQLVAIAGFPYLRPEGKGAIHRQTLKMPQDLLLGPGALLAYSAVWYGGQPQAWPWILLSNSMGSLIAGAVALGLGRKLGGHTGDSYGAVVEWAEVLILCALTMGLG; encoded by the coding sequence ATGCCCTGGCTTGCTTCCCTCCTCGGAGCCATCCTGTTTTATACCACTCTTCCCTTACCGTCAAGCTGGCCCGCTTCCCTGGAACGTATTGCCCGTTGGGTTCCCTTGGTCGGCCTATTTCTGGGCCTGATTTTGTTGGGGAGCAATTTTGGCCTGACGCAACTTCATTATCCAGAATTTGTTCGGGCCGGGCTTTTAGTGGCGGCCTTAGCATGGCTCACCGGGGGCCTGCACCTAGACGGAGCCGCTGATACCGCCGATGGCTTAGCCGTCTTTGACCCGGAGCGTCGTCTAGCGGTAATGCGAGATAGCCTAACTGGGGCCTTTGGCGTGATGGCCCTGAGCATAATTTTGTTACTCAAAACCGTTGCACTCTCTGCTTTGCTGACGACGGATCGACTCTGGGGGCTGCCCCTGGCCTTGGGCTGGGCCCGCTGGGGCCAACTGGTGGCCATTGCCGGCTTTCCCTACCTCCGTCCCGAGGGCAAAGGGGCAATACACCGTCAAACCCTAAAAATGCCTCAGGATCTCCTGCTTGGCCCTGGGGCCTTACTGGCCTACTCGGCTGTTTGGTATGGTGGTCAACCCCAGGCCTGGCCCTGGATTCTGCTGAGTAATAGTATGGGAAGCCTGATCGCGGGAGCAGTGGCCCTCGGGTTGGGACGAAAACTAGGGGGCCATACCGGCGATAGCTACGGGGCCGTGGTGGAGTGGGCCGAGGTCTTGATCCTCTGTGCCTTGACCATGGGCCTGGGGTAA
- the mazG gene encoding nucleoside triphosphate pyrophosphohydrolase, with the protein MSSPSSAMLVALQNLIEVVARLRDPEAGCPWDLAQTPESLIPYVIEEAYEVVHAIQSQDPDAIAEELGDLLLQVVLQAQVASDLGQFDLEQVAEGITAKLIRRHPHVFGEACLDSPEAVRANWEQIKAQEKGLEPGQEIPLSQKLGRYAKTLPPLMAGSKISHKAAAFGFEWETIEGVWAKFEEELAEFREALEGEDPAHQTAELGDLLFTLINLARWYGLDPSQALQGTNQRFIQRLQLMEQFSGARPLSDYTLAELEALWQQAKAQLKQ; encoded by the coding sequence ATGTCTTCTCCTTCCTCCGCTATGCTTGTGGCACTCCAGAATTTGATTGAGGTGGTGGCCCGTCTCCGAGACCCGGAAGCGGGATGTCCCTGGGATTTGGCCCAGACCCCGGAAAGTCTCATTCCCTATGTGATCGAAGAGGCCTACGAAGTGGTTCACGCGATCCAAAGCCAAGACCCGGACGCCATTGCCGAAGAATTAGGGGATTTATTACTGCAAGTGGTTCTCCAGGCCCAGGTAGCCAGTGATCTAGGCCAGTTTGATCTCGAACAAGTGGCTGAGGGCATTACCGCTAAACTGATTCGTCGTCATCCCCACGTTTTTGGAGAGGCCTGTCTCGACAGTCCCGAAGCCGTCCGGGCCAACTGGGAACAGATTAAGGCCCAGGAAAAGGGCCTAGAACCGGGCCAGGAAATTCCCTTGAGTCAAAAACTGGGTCGCTATGCCAAAACCTTACCCCCGTTAATGGCCGGCAGTAAAATTTCTCACAAGGCAGCGGCCTTCGGCTTTGAATGGGAAACTATCGAGGGGGTGTGGGCCAAATTTGAGGAAGAACTCGCAGAATTCCGCGAGGCCTTAGAAGGAGAGGATCCGGCCCATCAAACCGCCGAACTCGGGGATCTCCTCTTTACCCTGATTAATTTGGCCCGTTGGTATGGTCTTGATCCGTCCCAGGCCCTACAGGGCACCAACCAGCGCTTTATCCAACGCCTGCAACTCATGGAACAATTTTCGGGAGCACGCCCTTTGAGTGACTATACCTTGGCCGAACTAGAGGCCCTCTGGCAACAGGCCAAAGCACAACTGAAACAGTAG
- a CDS encoding RtcB family protein, with protein sequence MPYEALPLSTRVPVLSWANHDLGPEESRMARNVAQLPFVFKHVALMPDVHLGKGALVGSVIATKDALIPAAVGVDIGCGMAALQTPYSANQLEGKLKRIRLDIEAAIPVGFQENKEVAKDAQNWQQWDDFKQLHAGVQDQYKKASRQMGSLGGGNHFLEVCLDSEDKVWLMLHSGSRGIGNLLAQCHINSAKNLARLAGSSLPDPDLAYFVKNTPEFAAYWHDLCWAQDYARRNREVMMARFKKIIEKQLAGGKPFKPKLLVNCHHNYAEEESHYGESVFVTRKGAVRARETDYGIIPGSMGAKSFIVKGKGNAESYCSCSHGAGRLLSRTKAKNTFSLDDLIQQTAGVECRKDEGIIDEIPGAYKPIEQVMANQADLVEIVATLKQVICVKG encoded by the coding sequence ATGCCCTACGAAGCCCTCCCTCTTTCAACCCGCGTCCCTGTCTTATCCTGGGCCAACCATGACCTTGGCCCTGAAGAAAGCCGCATGGCCCGTAATGTGGCTCAGCTTCCCTTTGTATTTAAACATGTTGCTCTAATGCCCGATGTCCACCTGGGGAAAGGGGCCTTAGTCGGGTCGGTGATCGCCACCAAAGATGCCCTCATCCCAGCGGCGGTGGGGGTGGATATTGGCTGTGGCATGGCCGCGCTACAAACGCCCTACTCTGCTAATCAGTTGGAAGGCAAACTCAAACGCATTCGCCTAGACATCGAAGCCGCCATTCCTGTGGGTTTCCAGGAAAACAAAGAAGTCGCCAAGGATGCCCAAAATTGGCAACAATGGGACGACTTTAAGCAACTCCATGCAGGGGTGCAAGACCAATATAAAAAAGCTAGCCGCCAGATGGGTTCCCTGGGGGGCGGCAATCATTTCCTCGAAGTTTGTCTCGACAGTGAAGATAAGGTTTGGTTAATGTTGCACTCGGGGTCACGGGGCATTGGTAATCTTCTGGCCCAGTGCCATATCAATAGCGCTAAAAATCTGGCTAGATTAGCTGGATCATCTCTACCTGACCCGGATTTAGCCTATTTTGTCAAAAATACGCCGGAATTTGCCGCCTATTGGCACGACCTCTGCTGGGCCCAAGACTATGCCCGCCGCAATCGAGAGGTGATGATGGCCCGTTTCAAAAAAATCATTGAAAAACAGCTAGCGGGAGGTAAACCCTTTAAACCCAAACTCTTGGTAAATTGCCACCACAACTATGCCGAAGAGGAAAGCCACTACGGTGAATCGGTGTTTGTAACCCGCAAGGGGGCCGTCCGGGCTCGAGAAACGGACTACGGCATTATTCCGGGTTCCATGGGGGCCAAATCCTTCATTGTCAAGGGCAAGGGCAATGCCGAAAGCTATTGTTCCTGTTCCCACGGGGCTGGCCGTCTGCTCTCGCGAACCAAGGCCAAAAATACCTTTAGCCTGGATGATTTAATCCAACAAACGGCGGGGGTTGAATGCCGCAAGGACGAAGGCATTATTGATGAAATCCCAGGGGCCTATAAACCGATTGAACAGGTGATGGCCAATCAAGCCGATCTGGTGGAAATCGTCGCAACCCTGAAACAGGTGATTTGCGTCAAAGGTTAG
- the alr gene encoding alanine racemase, producing the protein MVLGRERRPPLESVYAGRFDYRLSELIRQRAWVEIDQAALIHNVQQFKAYLKPRTELIAVVKADAYGHGALRVAQTALQAGAQGLAIATLGEGIELREAGITAPILLLGATNTPEEIKALAHWQLQPTLASLAQAQIFAQTLAQLGQSLPVHLKLDTGMSRLGVPWQQAVTFVEQVRQAPQLRVASIYSHLATADDPDPTQMQRQKQYFEWAIAQLRQVYYHPPKLHLANSAGVLNGPEWHYDLVRIGLGLYGLYPAPHLQPVLNLKPVLSVRAKITQVKTIPAGTGVSYGHHFVSDRPMQIAVLGIGYADGVPRNLSNRLSVLLRGQEVQQIGAITMDQMMLDVSQFPDLQPGEVVTLIGQDGHQSISADDWAQTLGTISWEILCSFKHRLPRIAV; encoded by the coding sequence ATGGTGTTAGGTCGGGAACGGCGTCCCCCTCTAGAATCCGTTTATGCGGGCCGTTTTGATTATCGTCTCTCGGAACTGATCCGTCAGCGGGCCTGGGTTGAAATTGACCAAGCGGCGTTAATCCACAATGTTCAACAATTTAAGGCCTATCTCAAACCCCGGACGGAACTGATCGCCGTGGTCAAGGCTGATGCCTACGGGCACGGGGCCCTGCGGGTGGCCCAAACTGCGCTCCAGGCGGGGGCCCAGGGTTTGGCCATTGCGACCCTTGGGGAAGGTATTGAATTACGGGAAGCGGGGATTACTGCCCCGATCTTGCTCTTGGGTGCAACTAACACACCAGAAGAAATCAAGGCCCTGGCCCATTGGCAACTCCAACCCACCCTGGCCTCCTTGGCCCAAGCCCAGATTTTTGCCCAAACCCTGGCTCAGCTTGGCCAATCCCTGCCGGTTCACCTCAAGCTGGATACAGGGATGTCGCGTCTCGGGGTTCCCTGGCAACAAGCTGTTACCTTTGTCGAACAGGTTCGTCAGGCCCCACAACTACGAGTTGCCAGCATTTACTCTCACCTAGCAACGGCGGATGACCCCGACCCGACTCAAATGCAACGGCAAAAACAGTATTTTGAATGGGCGATTGCCCAACTGCGCCAAGTTTACTACCATCCGCCGAAACTCCACCTGGCCAACTCGGCTGGAGTGCTCAATGGCCCAGAGTGGCACTATGATTTGGTGCGTATCGGTCTGGGTCTCTACGGCCTCTATCCGGCCCCGCACCTGCAACCCGTCCTCAACCTGAAACCCGTCCTCAGCGTGCGGGCCAAAATTACCCAGGTCAAAACCATTCCTGCGGGTACAGGGGTCAGCTATGGCCACCACTTTGTCAGTGACCGGCCCATGCAGATTGCGGTTCTTGGCATTGGCTATGCGGATGGGGTTCCCCGTAATCTTTCTAACCGTCTCTCGGTTCTACTCCGGGGCCAAGAAGTCCAGCAGATTGGGGCCATTACCATGGATCAAATGATGCTTGATGTCAGCCAATTCCCTGACCTCCAGCCAGGGGAAGTTGTAACCCTGATCGGCCAGGATGGGCACCAATCCATTTCTGCCGACGACTGGGCCCAAACCCTCGGTACTATTTCCTGGGAAATCCTGTGTAGCTTCAAACACCGCCTACCCCGTATTGCGGTGTAA
- a CDS encoding MotA/TolQ/ExbB proton channel family protein: MKLKLVFNSLKSDRRELEVSPWLCLGLALLLTLAIYGALWPVQKSYLGILLYERGFTQHLVILFASFVLAFLALKALKIQREFKALTQDWLPPGLTMIPPEDSTALTLQHNLSKETSVLARRCSRVLGAYLYSQERPVATEFALEDAAFYQNSSEASYALPRILIWAIPLLGFIGTVLGISAAVNGFSSFLDQSSDIDQIKEGIGTVTSGLAIAFDTTLLALLFSVIVMIPLSLVERWELRLLLAMDIYINDKVLPRFQGTHRPEQIRQWVDEAVKRSLPGPEALIQPAQHYAEQAAQALAQGFQAEITTVQGLVATLITNLEQTNTTIRDGSVGLNQQLEQTAQALEMRVGQLVEQTAQINEVARLQAALAETLRTLKEKETLEGVLAQLETCLTQLQPSLNQLSKPRRLTWVETVDEGPEA, from the coding sequence ATGAAACTAAAGTTAGTTTTTAATTCCCTCAAGTCTGACCGTCGGGAACTAGAGGTATCCCCCTGGCTCTGTCTGGGCCTGGCTTTACTCTTGACGTTGGCAATCTACGGGGCCCTCTGGCCCGTGCAAAAATCCTACCTGGGAATCCTGCTCTACGAGCGGGGCTTTACCCAGCATCTGGTTATCCTCTTTGCCAGTTTTGTGCTGGCGTTTTTGGCCTTGAAGGCCCTGAAGATTCAGCGGGAATTTAAGGCCTTGACTCAAGACTGGTTGCCGCCGGGGTTAACGATGATTCCGCCGGAAGATAGTACGGCTCTGACCCTCCAGCATAATCTGAGTAAAGAAACCAGTGTCCTGGCCCGACGTTGTAGTCGTGTTCTCGGGGCCTATCTCTACTCCCAAGAACGGCCGGTAGCAACAGAGTTTGCCCTAGAGGATGCCGCCTTTTACCAAAATAGTTCTGAGGCCTCCTATGCCCTGCCCCGCATTCTAATCTGGGCTATTCCCCTGCTGGGATTCATTGGTACGGTACTGGGCATTAGTGCAGCAGTCAATGGTTTTTCCAGTTTTTTGGATCAATCCAGTGATATTGACCAAATTAAAGAGGGCATTGGTACCGTTACTAGTGGCCTGGCCATTGCCTTTGATACCACCTTGCTGGCCCTGTTATTTAGCGTTATTGTCATGATTCCCCTCTCCTTGGTGGAACGCTGGGAATTGCGCTTGCTCTTGGCCATGGATATCTACATTAACGATAAGGTGTTGCCCCGCTTTCAGGGCACGCATCGGCCCGAGCAGATTCGTCAATGGGTCGATGAAGCCGTCAAACGATCCCTGCCGGGCCCCGAGGCCTTAATTCAGCCGGCCCAGCACTACGCCGAACAGGCCGCTCAGGCCCTGGCCCAAGGCTTTCAGGCAGAAATCACAACAGTACAGGGCCTAGTGGCCACCTTGATTACCAATCTGGAACAAACCAATACCACGATTCGAGACGGCAGTGTTGGCTTGAATCAGCAACTAGAACAGACGGCTCAGGCCCTGGAAATGCGGGTTGGCCAGTTGGTGGAGCAAACGGCCCAAATCAATGAAGTGGCCCGACTGCAAGCGGCTCTGGCGGAGACCCTCCGCACCCTCAAGGAGAAGGAAACCCTGGAGGGGGTCTTGGCCCAACTCGAAACCTGTTTAACCCAACTGCAACCTAGTTTGAACCAACTCAGCAAGCCCCGACGCTTAACCTGGGTGGAAACTGTTGATGAAGGCCCTGAGGCCTAG
- a CDS encoding NAD(P)H dehydrogenase subunit NdhS: MILPGATVRVVNTEDTYYRFEGLVQRISDGKAAVLFENGNWDKLVTFQLDELEAVNPLK; encoded by the coding sequence ATCATTCTCCCCGGTGCCACCGTGCGTGTCGTCAATACCGAAGATACCTACTATCGTTTTGAGGGCCTTGTCCAAAGAATTAGTGATGGTAAGGCTGCGGTTCTTTTTGAAAATGGCAACTGGGACAAACTGGTCACCTTCCAATTAGACGAGCTCGAAGCGGTCAATCCCCTTAAATAA
- a CDS encoding type II toxin-antitoxin system RelE/ParE family toxin, giving the protein MTYKLIIRPDAELDIQEAFEWYEAQILGLGSEFVRAVDACLSSVGRNPLTYSVIYKQVRRALIRRFPYGIFYVLEKDCVVVIACFHSKQNPKSWKTRL; this is encoded by the coding sequence ATGACCTACAAACTGATCATCCGTCCAGATGCTGAATTGGATATTCAAGAGGCTTTTGAGTGGTATGAAGCACAAATTTTAGGGCTTGGTTCTGAGTTTGTTCGGGCGGTTGATGCTTGCCTGTCTAGCGTTGGACGTAATCCGCTTACCTATTCAGTCATCTATAAACAAGTGCGACGGGCACTCATTCGGCGTTTTCCCTATGGAATTTTTTATGTACTTGAAAAAGATTGCGTTGTTGTAATTGCCTGTTTTCACAGTAAACAAAATCCGAAATCATGGAAAACACGTCTTTAA